The genomic stretch GACGAGCCGCTTCGCGATGGGATCGTATTCCTCGGAGAGCAATCCGACGTCGTTGCGCAGTGACAACAGCCGCTCGAACAACTTGACGGCGTCACCGCGGCGGCCGAGCAACACGTAGTTGTCGGCGAGCCAGAAGCTGCAGGCGAGAAATGCGCCCTCGCCCGGCGGCAAGCCATCGTCCGTTTCTTCACTGTCGTAGCGCAGCACGAAGCCGTGCGCACACAGTTTCTTCTCGACGTACTCCACCGTCCCGCGCACGCGCGGGTCGCTGGGCGGCAGAAAGCCGACGGTCGCAAGGGCGAGCGTGCTCGCGTCCGCGAGCTTCGAGTCGTACGACTGTGTGAACGCGTTGAGATTCGGATCGTACGCCTTCTCGCACACTTCGTCATGAATGTCCTGGCGAATGCGGCGCCACCGGTCGAGCGGGCCCTTGAGGTTGAATCGTTCGGCGCTCTTTATCGCGCGATCGAACGCGACCCAGGCCATCACCTTGGAGTGGGTGAAGTGCTGCGGCGTACCGCGAACTTCCCAGATGCTGTGATCCGGCTTGCGCCACGTCTGCTCGAGCTGCTGCAGAAGCGCGCATTCGAGCTGCCACGCATCCGGCAGCTCCGGCATTCCACCGACGCGGGCTTGATGCAGCGCGTCCATCACCTCGCCGAAGATGTCGTGCTGGATCTGCTCATGCGCCGCGTTGCCGCAGCGGACGGGTTTCGCGTTCTCATATCCGGGCAGCCACGAGATCTCCCACTCGCGAAGCATGCGCTCGCCGCTCAAGCCGTACATGATCTGCACTTGATCCGGCGCTCCGGCGCACGCGCGCAACAACCATTCGCGCCACGCACCGGCCTCGTGGTAATAGCCGGCATTCATCAGCGCGAGCAGCGTGAGCGTGGCATCGCGCAACCAGCAGAACCGATAGTCCCAATTGCGCGAGCCCGCGAGCTGCTCGGGGAGAGACGTCGTCGGCGCGGCGACGATCCCGCCCGTCGGATGATACGTCAGCGACTTGAGGGTGACCAGCGAGCGCATCACCGCGCCGGACCATTCACCGTCGTAGTGACAGAGGCTCGACCAGCGACGCCAGAAGTCTTCAGTAACCTCTAATGCGCGATCCGGGTCGGACGGCGCCGGCGGCTGCTGATTCGACGGACCCCAGGTCATCACCATCGACGCGCGGTCACCCTCGGCGATCGTGAACTCGCCGATGGTCGTCAGATCCTGCCCGCGCAGCTGCACATCCGAGCGAATGCAGATCATGTCGGGGCCGGCGATCGCGCGCAGCGTGCCGTCGTCGAGCCGGCTCACCCACGGCACCACCGATCCATAGTCGAAGCGCAGCACGATCTCCGTTCGCATCGGGACCCGGCCCCGCTTGCCGATCACGGTGCGAACCACGTTCGACACGCCGTCGCGCAGCGGCATGAAATCGATCACGGTGACGGCGCCATCCGCCGTCTCGTAGTCCGTTTCGAGAATCAGTGAGTTGTCGCGATATCGCCGCGTGCAGCGCGATGTGGGATCTGCCGGCGCGAGCGACCAATGCCCGTTCTTCTCACTTCCCAGGAGCGCCGCGAAGCACGCCGAGGAGTCGAAGCGCGGCCAACAGAGCCAGTCGATGGAGCCCATGCGCGATACGAGCGCCGCGGTCTCGCAGTCGCCAATGATCGCGTAGTCTTCGATGAGTCCGGGCATTCGTCAGCTCACGTCGGGAGAGAACACGACGACGGTCTTGACGTCGTCATCGCGGACCTCGAACGCTTCCCGCCATCGATCGAGGGGTACCCGTCGCGCGACGACACGATGCAGCCACGCGGCGTCCGCTTTCGCCAGCGCGTCGATCGCCGCCTGGTAATGACGACGATTCGCGTTGACCGAACCGAAGATCACGCGATTCCCCAACACGATCTCGCGATTGAGCTCACCGATGTCGATCGTCTCTTGCGCCGAGTGTGAGACGCCGGCAAGGCATGTGATGCCATCCGCGGCGGTGCGTTGCACCGCTTCGACGATCACCGAGGCCGCTCCGGTGCATTCCATCACAATATCATAATCGTGGCCAACGTCGTCGAATGACGCATGGTAAGTTCCACCCAGATCATGCACGAGCGCGGGCTTCGGGCCATCGGTCGCGCGATCGAGTACGTGGATCTCGAGTCCGCGCTGCGCGCCGAGCAACGCAGCGAGCAATCCCACCGGGCCCGCCCCCGTCACGAGCACACGTCTCGGCGTCCAGCGCGCGCGCTCACCAATGCGCTCGGTGTGCTCCCACGCCTTGGCGACGATGGTCGTTGGCTCGACGAGCACGCCGAGTATTCCGAGCCGCGGGTCGAGGCGGACGACGTATTCCGGCGAAAGGCGATAGAACTCCGAGCCGTAGCCGTCGAGCGCCTTGATGCCATGTTCGGTGTACTGATCAGTGCGACACATATCCCACTCCCCGACCGCGCAGTTCGCGCACGGAACGGGGTCGGGATGCCGAACGATGCCGACGACGAGATCGCCCTTCGACAACCCGCTGGCGGCCGGCGCATCTTCGACGCGACCGAGCGATTCGTGGCCGATGATCAAGCGCTGGTGTCCCGGGGGCGCCTGGCCGTAGTCGCCTTGAACGATCTCATGATCGGTACCGCAGATGCCAAGGGCCACCGCGCGCACGAGCACCGCGCCCAGTTCGCTGGATGGGACGTTGAATTCCTCGAGCTGAACCGAATTCGGGACTTTCGGCGTAACGGTAAGTGCGCGCATGGTTGGCATGAAGGACGTTCCAGTGCAGAATTCGCACCGATGAATGACAAAGAAACAACACCGAACGTCGTCGTCGTGATGGGCGTGTCAGGCGCCGGCAAGACCGCGGTGGGCCAGGCGCTCGCTGACGCCACGGGCTGGCGTTTCGTCGAAGGTGATGCATACCATCCCGCGTCGAACATCGAGAAGATGTCGCACGGAATCGGCCTCACCGACGAAGATAGACGGCCTTGGCTGGCGGCGCTTCGTGACGTCGTCGAGCAGGTCGTGCGCGAGGACGACCACGCCATCCTGGCGTGCTCCGCGTTGAAGCACGATTACCGCGAGACACTGCGCGTGCCCAACGCCGGTCGTGCGGTGCGGTTTGTCTTTCTCGACGTGCCCCCCGAAGTGCTCGCGCAGCGATTGGCTGAGCGGAAGCATCATTTCGCGCCGCCCGAGTTGTTGCACAGCCAACTCGCCACGCTCGAGAAGCCGCGCGACGCACTGCGCGTCGACGGCGCACGGCCGATTCCCGAAATCGTCGAGCAGGTCGTGAACGAGCTGCGTCTCCCCGAACGGGGTCACGCATGAAGCCGAGATTCTTCAAAACCCCGGAAGATTTTCGCGCGTGGCTGGAGAAGAACTACGAGACGGCGAGCGAGTTGCTCGTTGGATTTCACAAGGTCGACAGCGGGAAGCCGAGCATCACATGGCCGCAGTCCGTCGACGAGGCGCTTTCGTTCGGCTGGATCGACGGTGTGCGGCGGCGGATTGACGACGACAGCTACTCGATCCGCTTCACGCCGCGGAAACCGGCGAGCGTCTGGAGCGCCGTGAACATCAAGCGCGTGGCCGAGCTGACGAAAACGGGGCGCATGCAACCGACCGGTCTCGCGGCGTTTGCGCGGCGCGACGAGCGGAAATCCGCGGTCTATTCGTTCGAGCGAAAAGCCGCCGCATTCGACGCAACCACGGCAGCAACGTTTCGCCGCGACAAGAATGCGTGGACCTTCTTCGACGCCCAGCCACCAGGCTACAAGCGCATCGCGGCGCATTGGGTGATGAGCGCCAAACGCCCCGAAACGCGGGAGAAGCGTCTCGGGGCGTTGGTGGAGCTGTGCCGCCGCGGTAAGCGGC from Gemmatimonadaceae bacterium encodes the following:
- a CDS encoding glucose 1-dehydrogenase; protein product: MPTMRALTVTPKVPNSVQLEEFNVPSSELGAVLVRAVALGICGTDHEIVQGDYGQAPPGHQRLIIGHESLGRVEDAPAASGLSKGDLVVGIVRHPDPVPCANCAVGEWDMCRTDQYTEHGIKALDGYGSEFYRLSPEYVVRLDPRLGILGVLVEPTTIVAKAWEHTERIGERARWTPRRVLVTGAGPVGLLAALLGAQRGLEIHVLDRATDGPKPALVHDLGGTYHASFDDVGHDYDIVMECTGAASVIVEAVQRTAADGITCLAGVSHSAQETIDIGELNREIVLGNRVIFGSVNANRRHYQAAIDALAKADAAWLHRVVARRVPLDRWREAFEVRDDDVKTVVVFSPDVS
- a CDS encoding YdeI/OmpD-associated family protein, yielding MKPRFFKTPEDFRAWLEKNYETASELLVGFHKVDSGKPSITWPQSVDEALSFGWIDGVRRRIDDDSYSIRFTPRKPASVWSAVNIKRVAELTKTGRMQPTGLAAFARRDERKSAVYSFERKAAAFDATTAATFRRDKNAWTFFDAQPPGYKRIAAHWVMSAKRPETREKRLGALVELCRRGKRLDMMSPYEKKKKD
- a CDS encoding glycoside hydrolase family 15 protein — translated: MPGLIEDYAIIGDCETAALVSRMGSIDWLCWPRFDSSACFAALLGSEKNGHWSLAPADPTSRCTRRYRDNSLILETDYETADGAVTVIDFMPLRDGVSNVVRTVIGKRGRVPMRTEIVLRFDYGSVVPWVSRLDDGTLRAIAGPDMICIRSDVQLRGQDLTTIGEFTIAEGDRASMVMTWGPSNQQPPAPSDPDRALEVTEDFWRRWSSLCHYDGEWSGAVMRSLVTLKSLTYHPTGGIVAAPTTSLPEQLAGSRNWDYRFCWLRDATLTLLALMNAGYYHEAGAWREWLLRACAGAPDQVQIMYGLSGERMLREWEISWLPGYENAKPVRCGNAAHEQIQHDIFGEVMDALHQARVGGMPELPDAWQLECALLQQLEQTWRKPDHSIWEVRGTPQHFTHSKVMAWVAFDRAIKSAERFNLKGPLDRWRRIRQDIHDEVCEKAYDPNLNAFTQSYDSKLADASTLALATVGFLPPSDPRVRGTVEYVEKKLCAHGFVLRYDSEETDDGLPPGEGAFLACSFWLADNYVLLGRRGDAVKLFERLLSLRNDVGLLSEEYDPIAKRLVGNFPQGFSHIALLSTAFNLSKHQGASSKDEPISRI
- a CDS encoding gluconokinase — its product is MNDKETTPNVVVVMGVSGAGKTAVGQALADATGWRFVEGDAYHPASNIEKMSHGIGLTDEDRRPWLAALRDVVEQVVREDDHAILACSALKHDYRETLRVPNAGRAVRFVFLDVPPEVLAQRLAERKHHFAPPELLHSQLATLEKPRDALRVDGARPIPEIVEQVVNELRLPERGHA